In Chitinophaga sp. H8, the sequence AAAGTGTTAGCTGTTCCGGGTTTACGCGGTTGGCGTAATTGGTATGGCTGTGTTTTTTAACAAGAAACCAAACGGTGACATCTTCATTTAAGAGAATAGCCCATGCGGAGAAGAGAGCTTTAGACCTTGTTACATGGCGTTGTCGCTGGATTCGCCATGATAGCCGCATAACGCGGGAAAAAAAGTGATGTGTCATAGTCGCTAAATTTACGGTTAGAAAATCTGTAATGCTCGGCACCCTGCCTTGCGATTTCCCCGTAGCGACAAGCAGATTGGGCCGGGAAGGAAGGAGAAAGTTTGAGGAAAAAAAATACGACCACAGTCAGCTGGAAAAATCATCATGAACGTGGTGGAGATTTTTTTTGCTCAACCGGAGGCCAGCCGCAGCAACGCGAAGGCGCAGACTTTCGTATGAGCTGACAGGCACAATAGCTTTTGAAGGGGAAGAATGCTATAATATCCTATATCTTCAAAAGGAAAGCTGATATGAATTGGTGGATTATAAACGGAGCGTCGCAACGGATGCTGTATCAGGAGATACCGTTGGTATCAAAATTGAATTTCCACAACAAAGTAAATACAGATGCGGATTATGGCTCTAAAACAATGGTTCGTTGATATTATTTTCTTAAATTAGTTTTCTTAAAATGCACTATGGAAACTAAGCAACCAGGACAAAAACAAGAAAGAATTTGGGTCAGAACAAAATATGTTTATAGGACGTCAGGGAATGATTTAAAAGCATTGAATACAGAAGGACCAGTTACCTTTCCTGTATCAGAGATTGCCTCTTGCACAATAAGCAACATTGTTGAAACCTTACCTGATGGCTGGGAACGATATGGTTTACTTGTAGATGGTATTCTGGAAGTATTAGTTACTAAGAAAAGAATGGATGCTTTCATGGCCAAACTGGCCAAAGGTGAAGTTGTAAGGATGGCAGATCCTGACACGTTGATAGCGGCCACATTAAGCGAGAGTTTACCTAACTGCATTGCAATGGTGGACCGGGTGTTTGGGTTAGCGCGGTGGCGGTTTAATTTATCCGGAGATGAAAATAAGATATTATCAAAAAAATACGAATGGTCCGAGGATGGGAATACCTGGCATTCTCTTAATTTCTTAGATGCCCCTGTAGGTACAGTACGAATGATGATTGCGGTGGAGCTGACTGCCGACCAGATTAGAGAAGAGATGGTTAAACTATTACAGGAAGGAGCTTCTGAACCTATTTATCACGCAATGATCAGGGAAGCGGAGGGACAACAATTCAGCAGCCCCAAAAGCGCTTTTATCACGGCGGTTTCCGCGGTTGAAGTGGCAGTGAAGCATTATATAAGTAGAAAGGTTCCAGATGCTGATTGGTTAATTGAAACTATGCCTTCACCTGACATCCATAAGATTTTAAAAGAGTACGTGCCTAGATTGGACAACCGTTTCCTTTTAACCGCTATGCAACTGGAGGAAATCAGGAAGATTATAGGTAATAGAAATACGTTGGTACATACCGGCAAGATTAGCTTCGACTTTCAACGTACTGTTAATAGTATAGTATTTTTATCCGACGTGATTCATCTGATAGATTTTTATAGTGGAAGAAACTGGACTAATTATTATTCTTAAAGTAGATTTGTAGCACATAATAAGTGAGGCCATTCCTAATAGGAATGGCCTCACTTATTATAATCAATTGTTACAAATGGCCTCTGAGAATTCCGGTTCCAATCCATGATACTCCTTTGGGCAGGATGCTTTGCTGGCAATCATAAAATTTTGTTCATCCTTGCTTTGCAGGTGGAATCGTACCTGGCTTCCATTGTAATTACAATATACCTGATACAGTTGCTTTTTCCTGATGTTCATAGGTTGAAAGTTAAATTCAACATCCGCTCCGTCCACATTAATTGCTTTAGTAAATTTTTTAATGTCTATTGCTGGCATCTTATCATTAATTTATCGAGCTGCAAGCTAAACACTTTTCACTGATTATCAAGCTACTGGAATTTATGTATTTATTTATCTTGTACAGAATCATCATGATTTAATACCGCAGTTTTTTGTAAATTAAGATTGCACAGCGCCTGTTAAAGTAACCATAACAAACAGATTCCCTTTTTTGCAGTATTACTGCAGCACCTATTGCCGGAATACAAATGAATGTTTAGTAAGCCCATTAATTCACCAAATGTGATGATCATGCTTTGTAAAGTGACCTCAAGCAGCGGTATGCCATTTCGTTATACAGAGAATATTTCAGCTGAATTATTACACCATCAGATAGTATCTCAGAGAAGATCTGCTATGAACTATAACAATGGTGAGTTATTATTTCAGTGCATTGCTGAAAGCAACGATTACGCAGTATGGTATAATGTATTCAGTTTAGAGAAAGATGACATGTTAGAAAGTCACTGTGACACTCCTAAACTGGTATTCCGAATAGCACTGGATAATTTGTTAAATGTTGAAGTAAAACAATTAGGTCAGTTTGTGCTTTCACCTGGTCAGTTTTTATTGTTCTATCACCCCTATCCAGAAAGTGCTTTCCAATTTAGAGATAGCGGAATTTATGCTACGCTGGACATAGCGATGCCTATTGAGTATTTGAACCACTTTGTTGACTACTATCCCGTATTGAAGGAATTTATGGGTAAAATAAATGGAAGTACTCCCGTAAGTCTTACATCGGCGCCGGTTGATGCCCCTATGACACTCCTGGATTGCATAGATAAACTGTTGCATTGTAATTATATGGGAAGCCTGCGGGGTATGTATGCAGATGCAAGGGTCATGGATATTATGACGGAGGTGTTTACCATAGCTCATGGCAGCAATAGGTCGGAGATAGCATTAACACATGAAGAGCGACAGCGGATTATGGCGCTCAAAGATTTGTTGGCCGAAAATCTGGATACTCATTATACCATTAAAGACCTCTCGCGCATGATCTATATCAATGAATATAAACTGAAGAAAGGGTTCCAGCTGCTTACCGGATCATCAATCTTTGACTACCAGTTGAGCCGGCGAATACAGGTGGCCCAGCAATGGTTACGGGAAACAGAGTTGAGCCTGGAGGAAATCGCCACTGCAACAGGGTATCAGTATTTATCGAGTTTTATTGCAGCATTTAAGCAACGAGTAGGGATTACACCGGCTGCTTATCGTAAGAATGGGGTTTTGTAAGATGCTCCCGATTGCGTTATTTTCTCTCCTTTTTGCTAAACAATTGATCTGTTAGCTATAGTAACTTAGAAATCAGATCATACATTGAAAAACTTAAATCCTATGCAGAGAAAAT encodes:
- a CDS encoding helix-turn-helix domain-containing protein, which translates into the protein MNYNNGELLFQCIAESNDYAVWYNVFSLEKDDMLESHCDTPKLVFRIALDNLLNVEVKQLGQFVLSPGQFLLFYHPYPESAFQFRDSGIYATLDIAMPIEYLNHFVDYYPVLKEFMGKINGSTPVSLTSAPVDAPMTLLDCIDKLLHCNYMGSLRGMYADARVMDIMTEVFTIAHGSNRSEIALTHEERQRIMALKDLLAENLDTHYTIKDLSRMIYINEYKLKKGFQLLTGSSIFDYQLSRRIQVAQQWLRETELSLEEIATATGYQYLSSFIAAFKQRVGITPAAYRKNGVL